In Sporichthya brevicatena, the following proteins share a genomic window:
- a CDS encoding aromatic ring-hydroxylating oxygenase subunit alpha — MTSVGIDRQLRIRRTLEHLRHGTTDEVGDVLPFGPADFTDPEIARREREEIFGRVPSVVASSGELPEPHDFITRQMPRNRVVVIRQEDGSVKAFLNACRHRGAAIEERESGRCRLFSCGYHRWSYDPDGSLRTVTRSESFGDFDKSKYGLIELPVEERHGLIWMVDRVGAPIDVAEWLGPEMDAELASYGLDNLVTFRAEGFDEPVNWKIMQDAFIDNYHIQYAHPNTAAKHVHTNVQTVEDFGRHARMTSARKAIDRWLEEDPGDTDLSPYVTDGHFLLPNSTLLRQPDDHYELLTFRPHPTDPGWCRMEMRLLVPSIEASGLPQAKWERVWEKNWEILLQVLHQEDFPLLRDSQLAVSSADMAGMVLGRNEVVNQIFHREIRKLLS, encoded by the coding sequence TTGACGAGCGTCGGCATCGACCGGCAGCTGCGCATCCGCCGGACGCTGGAGCACCTGCGGCACGGCACGACGGACGAGGTCGGTGACGTCCTGCCCTTCGGGCCGGCCGACTTCACCGACCCGGAGATCGCGCGCCGCGAGCGCGAGGAGATCTTCGGTCGGGTCCCGTCGGTCGTGGCGTCCAGCGGCGAGCTGCCCGAGCCGCACGACTTCATCACCCGCCAGATGCCGCGCAACCGCGTCGTGGTCATCCGGCAGGAGGACGGGTCGGTCAAGGCCTTCCTCAACGCGTGCCGCCACCGCGGCGCGGCGATCGAGGAGCGGGAGAGCGGCCGGTGCCGGCTGTTCTCCTGCGGCTACCACCGTTGGTCGTACGACCCGGACGGCTCGCTGCGCACCGTCACGCGCAGCGAGAGCTTCGGGGACTTCGACAAGAGCAAGTACGGGCTGATCGAGCTGCCCGTCGAGGAGCGCCACGGCCTGATCTGGATGGTCGACCGCGTCGGTGCGCCGATCGACGTCGCCGAGTGGCTGGGCCCGGAGATGGACGCCGAGCTCGCGAGCTACGGCCTGGACAATCTGGTGACCTTCCGCGCCGAGGGCTTCGACGAGCCGGTGAACTGGAAGATCATGCAGGACGCGTTCATCGACAACTACCACATCCAGTACGCGCACCCGAACACCGCGGCGAAGCACGTCCACACCAACGTCCAGACCGTCGAGGATTTCGGTCGCCACGCCCGGATGACCTCCGCGCGCAAGGCGATCGACAGGTGGCTCGAGGAGGACCCGGGCGACACCGACCTGAGTCCTTACGTGACGGATGGTCACTTCCTCCTGCCGAACAGCACGTTGCTGCGGCAGCCGGACGACCACTACGAGCTGCTGACGTTCCGTCCGCACCCGACCGACCCGGGTTGGTGCCGGATGGAGATGCGGCTGCTGGTGCCCTCCATCGAGGCCAGTGGCCTGCCGCAGGCCAAGTGGGAGCGCGTCTGGGAGAAGAACTGGGAGATCCTCCTGCAGGTCCTGCACCAGGAGGACTTCCCGCTGCTGCGTGACTCCCAGCTCGCGGTCTCCAGCGCCGACATGGCCGGCATGGTCCTGGGGCGCAACGAGGTCGTGAACCAGATCTTCCACCGGGAGATCCGCAAGCTGCTGTCCTGA